The proteins below are encoded in one region of Hordeum vulgare subsp. vulgare chromosome 3H, MorexV3_pseudomolecules_assembly, whole genome shotgun sequence:
- the LOC123442435 gene encoding alpha-xylosidase 1-like: MLPRPPSHLLPWRCLLLLLLTLTLACTSNGVSATAKAKHKAKAPAAAPKPAGFGYRLVSLVQRPNGGGLVGLLQVKRRSSTFGPDIPRLRLFVKHETKDRVRVQVTDAEKQRWEVPYDLLPREPSPPLGVATDGHGAPFTVGEYPGQDLVFTYGRDPFWFAVHRRSTRQPLFNTSGAPLVFKDQYLEVSTRLPGDAALYGLGENTQPGGIKLRPNDPYTLYTTDASAINLNTDLYGSHPVYVDLRNLAGRGVAHAVLLLNSNGMDVFYTGTSLTYKVIGGLLDFYFFAGPTPLAVVDQYTAMIGRPAPMPYWAFGFHQCRWGYHNLSVVEDVVENYRSAQIPLDVIWNDDDHMDARKDFTLSPVNYPRPKLLAFLDKIHKRGMKYIVLIDPGINVNDTYGVYQRGMQRDIFIKLDGQPYLAQVWPGPVYFPDFINPNGASWWIDEVRRFHELVPVDGLWIDMNEASNFCTGKCTIPTTHRCPDPTSKEPWLCCLDCKNITNTRWDEPPYKINASGKTARLGFNTIATSAVHYNGILEYNAHSLYGFSQAIATHKGLQSIQGKRPFILTRSTFIGSGAYAAHWTGDNKGTWEDLRYSISTMLNFGIFGMPMVGADICGFYPAKPPPLEELCSRWIELGAFYPFSRDHANFASARQELYQWESVARSARNALGMRYRMLPYLYTLNYQAHLTGAPVARPLFFSFPDFAPCYGVSNQFLLGAGVMVSPVLEQGASSVDAVFPPGTWYNLFDTSKAVVSTGSGAAVRLPAPLNEVNVHVHQGTVLPLQRGGTISRDARATPFTLVVAFPLGAADADAEGAVYVDDDERPAMVLTEGQATYARFHAAVRGGKEVTVRSDVAMGSYVMHKGLVIERITVLGLHGAGRDLAIRVDGADDDATAVAVATSRPYFLAADAQVMHRGEEDAVEGEKRGVTMEVGGLELPLGKSFTMTWNMHIEA, encoded by the exons ATGCTCCCTCgccccccttcccacctcctgccatggcggtgcctcctcctcctcctcctcaccctcACCCTGGCCTGCACCAGCAATGGCGTCTCCGCAACCGCGAAGGCCAAACACAAGGCCAAGGCGCCGGCAGCGGCACCCAAGCCGGCCGGGTTCGGGTACCGGCTGGTGTCCCTCGTCCAGCGACCCAACGGCGGCGGCCTCGTCGGCCTCCTCCAGGTGAAGCGCCGCTCCTCCACCTTCGGCCCTGACATCCCCCGCCTCAGGCTCTTCGTCAA GCACGAGACCAAGGACAGGGTACGGGTGCAGGTAACGGACGCGGAGAAGCAGAGGTGGGAGGTCCCCTACGACCTGCTCCCGCGGGAGCCATCCCCGCCGCTCGGCGTCGCCACTGACGGCCATGGCGCACCCTTCACCGTCGGCGAGTACCCCGGGCAGGACCTCGTGTTCACCTACGGCCGCGACCCGTTCTGGTTCGCCGTGCACCGGAGGTCCACCCGGCAGCCGCTCTTCAACACCAGCGGCGCCCCGCTGGTGTTCAAGGACCAGTACCTGGAGGTGTCCACGCGGCTGCCCGGCGACGCCGCGCTCTACGGGCTCGGCGAGAACACGCAGCCCGGCGGCATCAAGCTCCGGCCCAACGACCCCTACACGCTCTACACCACCGACGCCTCCGCCATCAACCTCAACACCGACCTCTACGGCTCCCACCCGGTGTACGTGGACCTCCGCAACCTCGCCGGCCGCGGCGTCGCGCACGCCGTGCTGCTGCTCAACAGCAACGGCATGGACGTCTTCTACACCGGCACCTCGCTCACCTACAAGGTCATCGGCGGCCTCCTCGACTTCTACTTCTTCGCCGGGCCGACGCCGCTCGCCGTCGTTGACCAGTACACCGCCATGATCGGCCGCCCCGCGCCCATGCCGTATTgggcatttg GGTTCCACCAATGCAGGTGGGGATACCACAACCTTTCAGTGGTTGAGGATGTCGTGGAGAACTACCGGAGCGCGCAGATACCCCTGGACGTGATCTGGAACGACGACGACCATATGGACGCCAGGAAGGACTTCACGCTCAGCCCGGTGAACTACCCGCGCCCCAAGCTGCTGGCGTTCCTCGACAAGATCCACAAGCGCGGGATGAAGTACATTGTGCTCATCGACCCCGGCATCAACGTGAACGACACCTATGGCGTGTACCAGCGCGGCATGCAGCGCGACATCTTCATCAAGCTTGACGGGCAGCCATACCTTGCCCAGGTGTGGCCCGGCCCCGTCTACTTCCCAGACTTCATCAACCCGAACGGCGCGTCGTGGTGGATCGACGAGGTGCGGCGGTTCCACGAGCTTGTCCCGGTGGACGGGCTCTGGATCGACATGAACGAGGCCTCCAACTTCTGCACCGGCAAGTGCACCATCCCGACGACGCACAGGTGCCCGGACCCGACCTCCAAGGAGCCGTGGCTGTGCTGCCTGGACTGCAAGAACATCACCAACACCCGGTGGGACGAACCGCCGTACAAGATCAACGCCTCCGGGAAGACGGCCCGTCTCGGCTTCAACACCATCGCCACCAGCGCCGTGCACTACAATGGCATCCTGGAGTACAATGCCCACAGCTTGTATGGCTTCTCCCAGGCCATCGCCACTCACAAGGGGCTGCAAAGCATCCAGGGGAAGAGGCCGTTCATCCTGACGCGATCCACGTTCATCGGCTCCGGCGCCTACGCCGCGCACTGGACCGGCGACAACAAGGGCACCTGGGAGGACCTCCGGTACTCCATCTCCACCATGCTCAACTTCGGCATCTTCGGCATGCCGATGGTCGGCGCCGACATCTGCGGGTTCTACCCGGCCAAGCCACCGCCGCTGGAGGAGCTGTGCAGCCGGTGGATCGAGCTCGGTGCATTCTACCCGTTCTCAAGGGACCACGCCAACTTCGCCTCGGCGAGGCAGGAGCTGTACCAGTGGGAGTCCGTGGCGAGGTCGGCGCGGAACGCGCTCGGCATGCGGTACAGGATGCTCCCGTACCTGTACACGCTCAACTACCAGGCGCACCTCACCGGCGCTCCCGTGGCGCGGCCGCTCTTCTTCTCGTTCCCGGACTTCGCGCCGTGCTACGGCGTGAGCAACCAGTTCCTACTCGGCGCCGGCGTCATGGTGTCCCCGGTCCTCGAGCAGGGCGCCAGCTCCGTGGACGCGGTGTTCCCGCCGGGCACGTGGTACAACCTGTTCGACACAAGCAAGGCGGTGGTGTCCACGGGCTCCGGCGCCGCCGTCAGGCTCCCGGCGCCGCTGAACGAGGTGAACGTGCACGTGCACCAGGGCACGGTCCTGCCGCTGCAGCGCGGCGGCACCATCTCCCGCGACGCGCGCGCGACGCCGTTCACGCTGGTGGTGGCGTTCCCGCTGGGCGCGGCGGACGCGGACGCGGAGGGCGCCGTGTACGTGGACGACGACGAGCGGCCGGCCATGGTGCTGACGGAGGGGCAGGCGACGTACGCGCGGTTCCACGCGGCCGTGCGCGGCGGCAAGGAGGTGACGGTGCGGTCGGACGTGGCCATGGGGAGCTACGTCATGCACAAGGGGCTCGTCATCGAGAGGATCACGGTGCTGGGGCTGCACGGCGCCGGCAGGGACCTCGCCATCCGGGTCGACGGCGCGGACGACGACgccaccgccgtcgccgtcgcgacGTCGAGACCCTACTTCTTGGCCGCGGACGCGCAGGTGATGCACCGAGGAGAAGAGGACGCCGTGGAGGGCGAGAAGAGGGGCGTGACGATGGAGGTTGGCGGGCTGGAGTTGCCGCTGGGGAAGAGCTTCACCATGACATGGAACATGCACATCGAAGCATAG